The Flavobacterium praedii genome window below encodes:
- a CDS encoding ABC transporter permease, which translates to MLFIGAPLLYAILLGYVYSKGKATDLPIIVVDMDQSEMSAKAIEMFNDDEVITIKALLFDKNDLSKIAIDNEANCIVIIPKDFQKMVLTKRYPEIITIVNTANILTANFSSNAIQVCLGTLKVGVQMETLRKQGIPEKLLASEYEPFKTTFVKKNNRSSNYLYYLWPGVLAAVLQQVILLALALSFASEFENGTFKILVNKCPSVLKMMSIKIIPYLIMSFGVWLLYWFFTFYFRISFFENLLQLTFVAGIFVLSVSFIGILVSILIPNQLKATEILMVIATPSFILSGFSWPLSQMPNWVQGVANVIPLTHFLKAFRILIIENGTLSQTWDSIKNMIIIGSVCAVWAYIALYFKKKSVLKSVQ; encoded by the coding sequence ATGCTATTTATAGGAGCTCCTTTATTGTATGCCATTTTGTTAGGATATGTTTACAGTAAAGGAAAAGCAACAGATTTACCTATTATTGTTGTTGATATGGATCAATCTGAAATGAGTGCAAAAGCTATTGAAATGTTTAATGATGATGAAGTCATAACTATCAAAGCGCTTTTATTCGACAAAAATGACCTTTCGAAAATTGCAATAGACAATGAAGCCAATTGCATAGTAATTATTCCCAAAGATTTTCAAAAAATGGTACTCACCAAACGGTACCCAGAAATCATTACTATTGTTAATACTGCTAATATTTTAACTGCCAATTTTTCGTCTAATGCTATACAAGTTTGTTTAGGCACCTTAAAAGTAGGCGTTCAAATGGAGACCTTACGCAAGCAAGGCATACCTGAAAAATTATTAGCGTCAGAATATGAACCTTTTAAAACTACTTTTGTCAAAAAAAACAACCGTAGCAGCAATTACTTATATTACTTATGGCCTGGTGTTTTAGCGGCTGTTTTGCAACAAGTAATTCTACTAGCATTAGCCTTATCTTTTGCCTCTGAATTTGAGAATGGAACTTTTAAAATTTTAGTAAACAAATGTCCTTCGGTTTTAAAAATGATGAGTATAAAAATCATTCCTTACCTTATTATGAGTTTTGGCGTTTGGCTTCTCTATTGGTTCTTTACCTTTTATTTCAGAATTTCTTTTTTCGAAAATTTACTACAGCTCACCTTTGTGGCGGGGATATTTGTGTTGTCCGTTTCTTTCATCGGAATATTAGTGAGTATCTTAATTCCAAATCAACTTAAAGCCACTGAAATTTTAATGGTTATCGCGACACCTAGTTTCATTTTAAGCGGGTTCAGCTGGCCGTTGAGTCAAATGCCCAATTGGGTACAAGGTGTAGCCAATGTAATTCCGTTGACACATTTTTTGAAAGCTTTTAGAATATTAATTATTGAGAATGGCACGCTCTCACAAACTTGGGATTCCATCAAAAATATGATTATTATAGGAAGTGTTTGTGCCGTTTGGGCATATATAGCTTTGTATTTTAAGAAAAAATCGGTGCTAAAAAGTGTACAATAA